The DNA sequence TTTAAAATAATTCATAATCCCCTTTTTATTATATGCATCGACCAGGGGATCTCTCTGGACCATGTTGAGCAGGTGTTCATTGTGCAATTCCATTTCCAGCATTTTTCTCTTTACTTCGTAGTTGATGGTCTTATTGATGTTCACTAGCTTCTCTTCAGCGTTCGCCAATTTTAAACGATACGGCTCCTTTAATGTTTTTTGGATATAACAGTAAAACAGCAGGTACCCGGCAAACTGACATAACGGAATCAAGAAAGAGGAATTGGTAGGAAACTCATATTGGAGCAGCTGTCCAAAACCCATAAATATGACTCCCCAGGTCAATGATATCTGCTTTTCACCGAGGAATTTATGCAGCAATATAATAATGCCGGCGGCCAGGACGACAGCCGCTCCGCTTAAGAATTCCGTCATCGTCAGAATAACCGGCAGGTGGTCCGCATTCATGACCGTGAAAAGTACCAGAAAGGGGAAAATCACGCTCAAAGCGGCAGATGCAGCGTAATTCTTCCACCGCCACGATAATATCAGTATAAGCAACAAGCAAAGAAAAGCAAAATTTGTATGATGAAGCACTTTTATACGCAGTACCATATCAGGATAGGCTATACTAAGCAGCGCCAAGAGAAACGGCGCAATAAAACTGAATCCAAAAAGAGCCGAAAAACTCTTCTCCTTGTTCATGGTAAATACAAATGCCAAATTCAGAAAAGAAAAACATAAAATAATAATGACTGCAGCCTGATCATTTAAATAGGCATAGAACATTTTAATCCCTCTAATCTTTTCTCGTCTGATTAACTGTAAAATTCGACATTTTCTTCTATATTCCTGTTTCCTTTTATTCCTGACGTTTTTTTCATCGATACGAACATTTTGCCGGACTTCAGCAAATAGACTTTTTTGTCAAGATGAAATGAGGTAAAATAATACCAGTAACAATATGATGATGTCCTAAAGGAGAAATGTGCGTGTTTTCGGAAAAAGTAATCAATAATTTAAAGAATGCCTCCTGGATTAGAGCAATGTTTGAGGAAGGCGAAAGACTCGCCAAAATTTATGGACGCGAAAACGTCTATGACTTCAGTTTGGGTAATCCCTTTTCTGAGCCGCCAGAAGAGGTCATTGAATCTCTGAAAAATTATGTCACCGGGAATTATAAGGGAATCCATAAATACATGAACAATGCCGGCTATCCCGAAGTCAGAGAAAAAATTGCCCAGTCGCTCCAGGGTGACAGCCAGATCGGACTTACACAAGATAATATCACTATGACTGTCGGGGCTGCCGGCGGGCTGAATGTTATCCTGAAAGCACTTCTGAATCCCGGTGAAGAAGTAATTATCTTTGCACCTTATTTTGTGGAATATATTTTCTATACGGATAACCATGGTGGGAAACCGGTCATTGTGCCGCCGGACCCCCGGACACTCGAGCCGGACCTAGATGCCCTAGAAAAAGCGATTTCGCCCAAAACAAAGGCGATTATTATTAATACCCCGAACAATCCCACCGGTATTGTCTACAGCAAGGAGAAGCTGGAACAAATCAAAGAAGTCCTGCGAAAAAAAGAAAACGAATACAGTACGATCATTTATATCATCTCCGATCAGCCCTACGACCAGATTGTCTATGACGGGATGATAGTCCCAAACATCCTGTCCATTTTTGAAAACAGCATCATTGTCAATTCCTTCAGTAAATCGCTCGGCCTTGCCGGAGAAAGAATAGGATATATTGCATCGAGCAGCCGAATTAAAGACGCTGACATACTGAATAACGCTTTAAGCTTTTGCAACCGAACACTTGGGTTTGTCAATGCTCCCGGATTGTTCCAGAGAGTGATCGGTGATTCCCTTGATGTCAAAACAGATGCCGCGGATTATCAAAAGAAAAGAGATTATTTATATGAGCATTTGACTGCGCTTGGTTTCGAATGCGTCAAACCGCAGGGAGCCTTTTACCTTTTCCCGAAAGCACTGATCGAGGACGATGTTGAATTTGTCAAAAGAGCCGTTAAATATAATTTACTGCTTGTCCCAGGAAGAGGATTTGGCTGTTCCGGTCATATCAGAATCTCTTATTGCGTCAGTATGGATACCATCGTAAATTCCATTTCCGCGTTCGAAAAACTGGTGCAGGAATTCAGATCTCGATAACTGATCGAAACGAGTTCCTGTAAAGGAATTGCTTTCGTATAAGCGACATAAGAATAAACCTCGCATCGTTCCATAAGAAACGGTGCGAGGTTTATTCTTATCTCATCGCTAAGGCCGGCTGCTCAGGATTTTAATTCTGTCAGTGTAACCTTAACGTCTTTTGTGTTCCCCTCACGGTAATAGGTAATGGTGACCGTCTTTCCGACCTCAGATTTAAACAATTCATGGGTCATTTCAAGAGAACTGGTGATCTCAACCCCATTGACTTTCGTAATGACGTCTCCGGCACGAATCCCGGCTTTATAGGCAGGCCCTCCGGTTGAGACCGCTGAGATATAGGCGCCAGCAGGCCAGCCCTGCTGAGAAGCCCATTCAACAGTATACCGTTCGTCGATCGAGACCAGGATGCCTGGATGAGCAGCATAGCCTTTCTTGATCAGCTGTTGGATCGTCGGCCAGGCGTCCGTAATCGGGATCGCGAAACCCATTCCTTCATAACCAGCATCTTGGTTCTTGGCTGCATTAATACCAACGACCTTTCCATGATAATCTACCAGCGGTCCTCCGCTGTTTCCGGGGTTGATCGCCGCATCGGTCTGAATCAGATTAAAACTTGCTTCTCCCTGCAGCTCCAGAAAACGGTTCGTCGCTGAAATCACACCCGTCGTCACAGAGCGGGCAAAATCTTCTCCACCTGGATTTCCAATCGCAACCACAGGTTCACCGACCTGGAGCTTGCTGGAATCTCCGAGACTGACTGCGGTGAGATTATCAGCTGATATTTGAACGACGGCCAGATCCGTTCGTGAATCTCCTCCTACGAGTTTTCCGGTGATATTACGTCCGTCAGCGAGACTTACCACCAGTTTTTCGGCCCCTTCAATAACGTGATTGTTGGTCACAATAAGCCCTTTCTGCGCATCAACAATAAAGCCCGATCCACTGGCTACTTCGGCAAGTTCACTTGACCGGCCAAATAGATTACCGCCGCTCTGAAAATTGGCGATCCCCACGACAGCCGGGCCTATTGTTTTCGAAATTTCTACCACCGGATACGTGTTGCCATTACCGTCTGTACTGGTGTTCGCGACCGCCGAGGTTGTGACGAGTGAATTTGTGTTAGCCGAACTGCCACTCTGGTTCTGGATACTCATGATTTCCGGATAGATTACCGGGGCTAAAGTGAGAGAGGCTGTCCCACCCAACAAGGCGCTGACGATCGCGACAACCGCAATAACCATAACCCCTGGTTTCTTTCTCTGCGGCCGCTCCCCATTGTACGGATAGTCGTGATAAGCGTTATAGTCTTTATAATGGTTATCGTTGTTAAAGTTCACGTCATTCCCCACCTTTTAAATTAAACTTGCTTATGCAAAATAATCGGGTTACAGATTATTTATTATTATAATCATTATTTATGACAATTCTGTGAACTTTTGTTTACAAAATTGTGAAAAAACAGCACCGCATTTCGGACATCTTTGCAATGAAATCGGCACCTCAAGCCCGCATTGGTTAAGCAGTTCAGCATCTGCCAATATCTCGGCAGCCTCTCCGTCGGCAGCAATTTCGCCGTCTTTGATCACGATGACTCTCTGGCTGATGTCCAGGATCATATCGAGATCGTGGCTCGTAATGATTTTGGTATGTTCAAAACAATTCAGTAGATTGATGACTCTGCGGCGGGATCTCGGGTCAAGCGATGCAGTTGGCTCGTCCATGATCAGGACATCGGGCTGCATGGAAAGAACAGACGCAATCGCCGCTGCCCTTTTTTCGCCGCCGGACAGTTTAAAAGGCGGCCGGTCTTTCAGATGTAGGATGCCGACCATTTGCAAAGCTTGAAGAACCCTGCTTTCTACTTCCTTTTCATCATAACGGTAATTCCGGGGACCAAAGGCCACATCGTCATAGACCGTCGACATAAAAAGCTGGTCATCCGGGTCCTGGAAAACCATTCCGAGTCTTTGGCGGATTAACGGCAGTGTTCTTTTGGTAACGTGAATATCGCCTACCAGCACCTCTCCGCTGCTAGGAAAAAGAACGCCCATCAGTAGCATGAGCAGGGTGGATTTTCCTGCGCCGTTTGCACCGACAATGCCGACCGACTCCCCATGATGAATCGTGAACGAGATATCCTTAACCGCCTTGTTACCGTCTGGATAAACATAATTAATTGTTCTGGCCTCTAACTTATGATGGCTCATTTAGCTTATCACTCCTGATATTAATAGACCGATCATCAATGGGATATTAATCATTCTAGCAAAAATAAAAAACAACAGCCAGCCGCCAAAATAAGCTCCGTCCCTTACAGTTATCCTGGTGTCGGCTCCTGCATAGTATTCTCCTGTAAAACCACGTACACACATTGCCTGATACACTCTCTCCGCCCTGTCAATGGTCCGCAGGAGCAGCTGACCAACGAGCGTTCCCCAAGCACTGGGGTGAATGCCTTTTTGCTGGGGGGCCCGAAGCTTATATGCCCTTATGCTTCTGGATACTTCTTCGATTAATACGGAAATATACCTGTATGTCAGCAGCAGCTGCAAAACAAAAAGCCGCGGAACTTTCAGCATACGCAAACCGGCGGCAAGTTTATCCATTCCTGTCGTACAAATAAGAATTAGAGCAGCTGTGATCGTTAAGAGACTTTTCAGCAGGATTGAAGCGAAAGTAATCCACCCTCTGGACAATGCAAGTCCACCCACTGTAATGACTTGAGAATCAAAAAACGGGTTTAAAATACCGATTGCAATAATAAACGGTTCGATCAGGAGTAATCTTGCCAGCACCTGTTTGACCGGCAGCTCTGCAAGAAAAAAAACTACCACCGGATAGAAAATCATGGGCAGCAAACCGATAATTTCGTGCCTGTCATATGAGACCACGACGAATAAGTAGGCGATAGTCGTCAATATCTTAATCAGCGGATGAAGCTTATGGACAAACGTGTCCTTACAGGCCAGTTCATCCATAAGCCTCATGTTGTACAATGAACTTGTAAAGTCAGCCATTATTGCTTTTCAATCCTACTTCCGGAATATACTAGTTTAAGGCAAGGATATCGTTTGATATCGTTCCCCGCCTCAG is a window from the Dehalobacter sp. DCA genome containing:
- a CDS encoding GGDEF domain-containing protein gives rise to the protein MFYAYLNDQAAVIIILCFSFLNLAFVFTMNKEKSFSALFGFSFIAPFLLALLSIAYPDMVLRIKVLHHTNFAFLCLLLILILSWRWKNYAASAALSVIFPFLVLFTVMNADHLPVILTMTEFLSGAAVVLAAGIIILLHKFLGEKQISLTWGVIFMGFGQLLQYEFPTNSSFLIPLCQFAGYLLFYCYIQKTLKEPYRLKLANAEEKLVNINKTINYEVKRKMLEMELHNEHLLNMVQRDPLVDAYNKKGIMNYFKNLIDDPKAGEFTLMLFDIDNFKRINDNRGHVVGDMVLKKVVSIAKENIREFDILGRYGGDEFLVILPKTKITDALIIAERFRKRVSEEPDISVSIGLAAYPEDGRTAQNLIETADAGLYQSKRVGKNAISHVGSKI
- a CDS encoding pyridoxal phosphate-dependent aminotransferase, yielding MFSEKVINNLKNASWIRAMFEEGERLAKIYGRENVYDFSLGNPFSEPPEEVIESLKNYVTGNYKGIHKYMNNAGYPEVREKIAQSLQGDSQIGLTQDNITMTVGAAGGLNVILKALLNPGEEVIIFAPYFVEYIFYTDNHGGKPVIVPPDPRTLEPDLDALEKAISPKTKAIIINTPNNPTGIVYSKEKLEQIKEVLRKKENEYSTIIYIISDQPYDQIVYDGMIVPNILSIFENSIIVNSFSKSLGLAGERIGYIASSSRIKDADILNNALSFCNRTLGFVNAPGLFQRVIGDSLDVKTDAADYQKKRDYLYEHLTALGFECVKPQGAFYLFPKALIEDDVEFVKRAVKYNLLLVPGRGFGCSGHIRISYCVSMDTIVNSISAFEKLVQEFRSR
- a CDS encoding S1C family serine protease; the encoded protein is MNFNNDNHYKDYNAYHDYPYNGERPQRKKPGVMVIAVVAIVSALLGGTASLTLAPVIYPEIMSIQNQSGSSANTNSLVTTSAVANTSTDGNGNTYPVVEISKTIGPAVVGIANFQSGGNLFGRSSELAEVASGSGFIVDAQKGLIVTNNHVIEGAEKLVVSLADGRNITGKLVGGDSRTDLAVVQISADNLTAVSLGDSSKLQVGEPVVAIGNPGGEDFARSVTTGVISATNRFLELQGEASFNLIQTDAAINPGNSGGPLVDYHGKVVGINAAKNQDAGYEGMGFAIPITDAWPTIQQLIKKGYAAHPGILVSIDERYTVEWASQQGWPAGAYISAVSTGGPAYKAGIRAGDVITKVNGVEITSSLEMTHELFKSEVGKTVTITYYREGNTKDVKVTLTELKS
- a CDS encoding energy-coupling factor ABC transporter ATP-binding protein, with amino-acid sequence MSHHKLEARTINYVYPDGNKAVKDISFTIHHGESVGIVGANGAGKSTLLMLLMGVLFPSSGEVLVGDIHVTKRTLPLIRQRLGMVFQDPDDQLFMSTVYDDVAFGPRNYRYDEKEVESRVLQALQMVGILHLKDRPPFKLSGGEKRAAAIASVLSMQPDVLIMDEPTASLDPRSRRRVINLLNCFEHTKIITSHDLDMILDISQRVIVIKDGEIAADGEAAEILADAELLNQCGLEVPISLQRCPKCGAVFSQFCKQKFTELS
- the cbiQ gene encoding cobalt ECF transporter T component CbiQ, coding for MADFTSSLYNMRLMDELACKDTFVHKLHPLIKILTTIAYLFVVVSYDRHEIIGLLPMIFYPVVVFFLAELPVKQVLARLLLIEPFIIAIGILNPFFDSQVITVGGLALSRGWITFASILLKSLLTITAALILICTTGMDKLAAGLRMLKVPRLFVLQLLLTYRYISVLIEEVSRSIRAYKLRAPQQKGIHPSAWGTLVGQLLLRTIDRAERVYQAMCVRGFTGEYYAGADTRITVRDGAYFGGWLLFFIFARMINIPLMIGLLISGVIS